A stretch of the Microcella sp. genome encodes the following:
- the phoU gene encoding phosphate signaling complex protein PhoU: MREVFQQELREVRERLVEIAGLVADSIDNATRAFNESNVSLAETVIADDAKIDAAAAELDELAINILARQQPVARDLRVVVSALRISASLERMGDMSEHIAQLARYRFPDKVVPKSLRGTFKEMGALDVEIARKLVELLETEDVAIAEHIRNEDDKIDALHLSVFDKVLGETWKGEAIDTVDATLASRYHERFADHAVSISKKVQYLATGDWVQADD; the protein is encoded by the coding sequence ATGCGCGAAGTGTTCCAGCAAGAGCTGCGCGAGGTTCGCGAGCGCCTGGTTGAGATCGCGGGTCTCGTTGCAGACTCGATCGACAACGCCACGCGAGCGTTCAACGAGTCGAACGTCTCGCTCGCCGAGACCGTCATCGCCGATGACGCCAAGATCGACGCGGCCGCCGCAGAGCTCGACGAGCTCGCCATCAACATTCTCGCCCGGCAGCAGCCAGTCGCTCGTGACCTGCGGGTCGTCGTGAGCGCCCTGCGCATCAGTGCCTCGCTCGAGCGCATGGGCGACATGTCTGAGCACATCGCGCAGCTCGCCCGCTACCGATTCCCCGACAAGGTCGTGCCGAAGAGCCTGCGCGGCACCTTCAAAGAGATGGGCGCGCTCGACGTCGAGATCGCCCGCAAGCTCGTCGAGCTGCTCGAGACCGAAGACGTCGCGATCGCCGAGCACATTCGCAACGAAGACGACAAGATCGATGCCCTGCATCTCAGCGTCTTCGACAAGGTGCTCGGTGAGACGTGGAAGGGCGAGGCCATCGACACCGTCGACGCCACGCTAGCCTCGCGCTACCACGAGCGCTTCGCCGACCACGCCGTCTCGATCTCGAAGAAGGTGCAGTACCTCGCCACGGGCGACTGGGTGCAGGCCGACGACTGA
- a CDS encoding class I SAM-dependent methyltransferase, producing the protein MAEGRVTRGTTGVNRLRRMDRWLAAHPVLRRAADPLIVDLGYGAAHWTSLELLERLRRVRPEARVVGIEIDPERVRAAAPFAREGLTFRQGGFEIPLEGDGRPAIIRAANVLRQYDEGEVPEAWALLRSRLQPAGVLLEGTCSELGRVASWVALDPDGPRTLTLALHLGSVEHPSVVAERLPKVLIHRNVPGEGVHDLLRELDAQWARHAPLATFSPRQRFIAAVRGLRDAGWPVHDGVARWRLGELTVDWSAVAPRP; encoded by the coding sequence ATGGCAGAAGGGCGGGTGACCCGCGGCACGACGGGCGTCAACCGCTTGCGGCGCATGGACCGCTGGCTCGCCGCGCACCCGGTGTTGCGCAGAGCGGCCGACCCCCTCATTGTCGATCTGGGATACGGCGCCGCGCACTGGACCTCGCTCGAACTGCTCGAACGGCTGCGTCGCGTGCGGCCCGAGGCACGCGTCGTCGGCATCGAGATCGACCCCGAGCGGGTGCGGGCGGCCGCGCCGTTCGCCCGCGAAGGCCTGACTTTTCGGCAGGGCGGCTTCGAGATACCGCTCGAGGGGGATGGTCGCCCAGCGATCATCCGCGCCGCTAACGTGCTGCGGCAGTACGACGAGGGCGAAGTGCCCGAGGCCTGGGCGCTGCTGCGGTCTCGACTGCAGCCAGCAGGCGTGCTGCTCGAAGGCACCTGCAGCGAGCTCGGACGCGTGGCGAGCTGGGTGGCGCTCGACCCCGACGGCCCGCGCACGCTGACTCTGGCGCTGCATCTGGGCTCGGTCGAGCATCCGTCGGTCGTGGCCGAGAGGCTGCCCAAAGTGCTCATTCACCGCAACGTGCCCGGCGAGGGAGTGCACGACCTGCTGCGCGAGCTCGACGCCCAGTGGGCCCGGCACGCTCCGCTCGCCACCTTCTCGCCGCGCCAGCGCTTCATCGCCGCGGTGCGCGGGCTGCGCGACGCCGGCTGGCCCGTGCACGATGGCGTCGCCCGCTGGCGGCTCGGCGAGCTCACCGTCGACTGGTCTGCGGTCGCGCCTCGCCCCTAG
- a CDS encoding YgfZ/GcvT domain-containing protein gives MLSLPGSVPGADGVADHYGDPVAEQRMLAAGRALVDLSDRGVITATGPDRLTWLDSLTSQSLTALEPGASAETLLLDPNGRLEHAMHVVDDGVTTWLLVEAPAVEALTAWLDRMRFMMRVEVADVSEQWATLAQLGSELLVEPAAPNGQPLLWRDPWVEVQSGGWQYAAESEHPSASYAVAEVLVERARLAEVADAVRAGSIGVAGTLALEALRIAAWRPRFGAEVDERTIPHELDWLRSAVHLTKGCYRGQETVAKVHNLGHPPRRLVMLHLDGSDALLPGPGTPVLLEGASVGTVTSSARHHELGPIALAVVKRSLDPAAALVVETEGVAIAAAQQTIVPTDAGATAGVPRLPRLGAVQRPV, from the coding sequence ATGCTGAGTCTGCCGGGCTCCGTGCCCGGAGCCGACGGCGTGGCCGACCACTACGGCGACCCGGTTGCCGAGCAGCGGATGCTCGCCGCAGGCCGCGCCCTCGTCGACCTCAGCGACCGCGGAGTGATCACGGCCACCGGCCCCGACCGCCTGACCTGGCTCGACTCGCTCACCTCGCAGTCGCTGACGGCGCTCGAGCCGGGCGCCTCGGCCGAGACTCTTCTGCTCGACCCCAACGGACGCCTCGAACACGCGATGCACGTCGTCGACGACGGGGTCACGACCTGGCTGCTCGTCGAGGCCCCGGCCGTCGAGGCGCTCACCGCGTGGCTCGACCGCATGCGGTTCATGATGCGCGTCGAGGTCGCCGACGTGTCGGAGCAGTGGGCGACTCTCGCCCAGCTGGGCTCTGAGCTCCTCGTCGAGCCGGCCGCGCCGAACGGGCAGCCCTTGCTCTGGCGTGACCCCTGGGTCGAGGTGCAGAGCGGCGGTTGGCAGTACGCGGCCGAGAGCGAGCATCCGTCGGCCTCGTACGCTGTCGCCGAGGTGCTCGTCGAGCGCGCCCGCCTCGCCGAAGTCGCCGATGCCGTGCGCGCCGGATCGATCGGGGTCGCCGGCACGCTCGCACTCGAGGCCCTGCGTATCGCCGCCTGGCGCCCGCGATTCGGTGCCGAGGTCGACGAGCGCACGATTCCGCACGAGCTCGACTGGCTGCGTTCGGCCGTGCACCTCACCAAGGGCTGCTATCGCGGGCAAGAGACGGTCGCCAAGGTGCACAACCTCGGGCACCCCCCGCGCCGGCTCGTGATGCTGCACCTCGACGGCTCTGACGCGCTTCTGCCCGGCCCCGGCACGCCCGTGCTGCTCGAGGGCGCGAGCGTCGGCACCGTGACGTCGAGCGCGCGGCACCACGAACTCGGGCCGATCGCGCTCGCCGTCGTCAAGCGCTCGCTCGACCCCGCGGCCGCGCTTGTCGTCGAGACCGAGGGCGTGGCCATCGCCGCCGCGCAGCAGACGATCGTGCCGACCGACGCCGGAGCCACGGCCGGGGTGCCGCGGCTGCCGCGTCTCGGCGCTGTGCAGCGTCCCGTCTGA
- a CDS encoding FUSC family protein, giving the protein MSGSAESMRRLERSIRRRLDARAALDRVVRSLPAIVQIVVAATASYLIARELLGHDLPLVAVTVTIISLGLARDATPRRVVETVIGINIGIAVAALLVQVISQGAWQTAVILGLTLVVARAVSPSAAFAIAAAVQSMLVAVLPAPDGGVFARSLDGLVGGVMALLITALIPRFDLVRRRGEATALYSLLDQALTSLHEALRAGDSAAAELALARSRRTQRLIDEWTTSLESARGVASFSPWLRSRRARLANEAQLLAVTDLITRHVRAIARRVEVVVREGEGRPILAALVETTGEVVRLLGRSHDDEAARYATRALAATLAAQCSPSAVDGVSDQVVVVLLRPLVFDVLVHLGMTPDEARAQLPAL; this is encoded by the coding sequence GTGAGCGGCAGTGCTGAATCGATGCGGCGGCTCGAGCGCAGCATCCGTCGGCGATTGGATGCCCGCGCCGCGCTCGACCGGGTCGTGCGCTCCCTGCCCGCCATCGTGCAGATCGTCGTCGCGGCGACGGCCTCGTACCTCATCGCGCGCGAGCTGCTCGGGCACGATCTGCCCCTTGTCGCCGTGACAGTGACGATCATCTCGCTCGGGCTCGCGCGTGACGCGACACCTCGCAGAGTGGTCGAGACAGTCATCGGCATCAACATCGGCATCGCGGTGGCCGCGCTGCTGGTGCAGGTCATCAGCCAGGGCGCCTGGCAGACCGCCGTCATTCTCGGGCTCACGCTCGTGGTCGCGCGTGCCGTGTCGCCCTCGGCGGCCTTCGCGATCGCGGCAGCGGTGCAGTCGATGCTCGTCGCCGTGCTGCCGGCGCCCGACGGGGGAGTCTTCGCCCGCAGCCTCGACGGTCTGGTGGGCGGGGTGATGGCGCTGCTCATCACGGCGCTGATACCGCGTTTCGACCTCGTGCGCCGGCGCGGCGAGGCGACGGCGCTCTACTCGCTCCTCGACCAGGCGCTCACGAGCCTGCACGAGGCGCTGCGCGCCGGCGACTCGGCGGCCGCCGAGCTCGCGCTCGCGCGCAGCCGTCGCACCCAGCGCCTCATCGACGAGTGGACAACCTCGCTCGAGAGCGCGCGCGGCGTCGCCTCGTTCTCTCCCTGGCTGCGGTCGCGGCGTGCCCGACTCGCGAACGAGGCGCAGCTGCTCGCGGTCACCGACCTGATCACGCGCCACGTGCGGGCGATCGCGCGTCGAGTCGAGGTCGTCGTGCGGGAAGGCGAGGGTCGCCCCATTCTCGCCGCGCTCGTCGAGACCACGGGCGAGGTGGTGCGGCTGCTCGGCCGCAGCCACGACGACGAGGCGGCCCGCTACGCCACGCGCGCCCTGGCCGCGACGCTCGCCGCGCAGTGCTCGCCCAGCGCCGTTGATGGAGTCTCTGACCAGGTCGTCGTCGTGCTGCTGCGCCCCCTCGTCTTCGACGTGCTCGTGCACCTCGGCATGACCCCCGACGAGGCCCGAGCGCAGCTGCCCGCCCTCTGA
- a CDS encoding phosphoglyceromutase gives MTHTLILLRHGHSVWNEKNIFTGWVDVGLTEQGRDEARRAGELIAESGLNPRMLYTSLLKRAIHTANIALEVADLDWLPVKRSWRLNERHYGALQGLNKAETLEQHGNDLFMTWRRSFDTPPPVLDDDAEYSQVHDPRYVGIDGEVPRTESLKLVIDRMLPYWQSDITRDLATGETVLVVAHGNSLRALVKHLDGIADDAIAELNIPTGIPLVYELGDDFMPVKPAEYLDPEAAAAGAAAVAAQGKK, from the coding sequence ATGACCCACACGCTGATCCTGCTGCGCCACGGCCACTCTGTCTGGAACGAGAAGAACATCTTCACCGGGTGGGTGGATGTCGGCCTCACCGAGCAGGGGCGTGACGAGGCGCGTCGCGCTGGAGAGCTCATCGCGGAGTCGGGATTGAACCCGCGGATGCTCTACACGAGCCTGCTCAAGCGCGCGATCCACACCGCCAACATCGCCCTCGAGGTCGCCGATCTCGACTGGCTGCCGGTGAAGCGCAGCTGGCGGCTCAACGAGCGCCACTACGGCGCTCTGCAGGGCCTCAACAAGGCCGAGACGCTCGAGCAGCACGGCAACGACCTCTTCATGACGTGGCGCCGCAGCTTCGACACCCCGCCCCCGGTGCTCGACGACGATGCCGAGTACAGCCAGGTGCACGACCCGCGCTACGTCGGCATCGACGGCGAGGTGCCGCGCACCGAGAGCCTCAAGCTGGTCATCGACCGCATGCTGCCCTACTGGCAGAGCGACATCACTCGCGACCTCGCGACGGGAGAGACGGTGCTCGTCGTCGCGCACGGCAACTCGTTGCGGGCGCTCGTGAAGCACCTCGACGGCATCGCCGACGACGCGATCGCCGAGCTCAACATTCCGACCGGCATTCCGCTCGTCTACGAGCTCGGTGACGACTTCATGCCCGTGAAGCCTGCTGAGTACCTCGACCCCGAGGCCGCCGCTGCCGGAGCCGCTGCGGTCGCCGCGCAGGGCAAAAAGTAG
- a CDS encoding type IV toxin-antitoxin system AbiEi family antitoxin domain-containing protein — MRLLTELAAERGGLIPTYRLRQRGVSPRRIAALCHAGRLFRVRQGWYVLPGLPRSALEAVRVGGQLTCHHALEAHGVWVVRDARLHVAVDRDATQLRTAQDPTRRRDSADTQVRVHWRRASTATTAIVSPLEEALDDYTRCAPREHVAAAVDSALHLGMMSPGHRLAREFAGDGVIGVCESGIETLFWLRMRRHRLPISRQVRFSGLGRVDFRIGERLIIEVDGEEFHDTESTFESDRHRDAQLSTLGYRVLRFSYHLVMNEWPLVEAAVIAAVTRGDHLRS, encoded by the coding sequence ATGCGACTCCTCACCGAGCTGGCCGCCGAGCGCGGCGGACTCATCCCGACCTATCGGCTACGGCAACGCGGCGTGAGTCCGCGCCGAATTGCGGCCCTCTGCCACGCAGGCCGCCTCTTCCGCGTGCGACAGGGCTGGTACGTACTGCCGGGATTGCCACGATCGGCGCTTGAAGCCGTCAGGGTTGGCGGCCAGCTCACGTGCCACCACGCACTCGAGGCGCACGGGGTCTGGGTCGTGCGCGATGCGCGACTGCACGTCGCGGTCGACCGCGATGCCACTCAGCTACGCACAGCGCAAGACCCGACGCGTCGGCGTGACAGCGCGGATACTCAGGTTCGGGTGCACTGGCGCCGAGCATCCACTGCCACCACCGCGATCGTCTCTCCTCTCGAAGAGGCCCTTGATGACTACACGCGCTGCGCGCCGCGCGAGCACGTTGCGGCAGCGGTCGACAGTGCACTTCATCTGGGGATGATGAGCCCTGGCCATCGTCTTGCCCGGGAGTTCGCCGGCGACGGGGTCATCGGAGTCTGCGAATCCGGAATCGAGACACTCTTTTGGCTTCGGATGCGCCGTCATCGACTGCCGATCTCAAGACAGGTGCGCTTCTCTGGACTCGGTCGAGTCGACTTTCGGATCGGCGAGCGACTCATCATCGAAGTCGACGGGGAAGAGTTTCACGACACCGAGTCGACCTTCGAGAGTGACCGGCACCGTGACGCGCAGTTGTCGACCCTCGGATACCGTGTTCTGCGCTTCAGCTACCACCTGGTGATGAACGAGTGGCCGTTGGTTGAGGCGGCTGTGATTGCGGCAGTCACGCGCGGAGATCATCTGCGCTCGTAA
- a CDS encoding cell wall-binding repeat-containing protein, which produces MTFVPRRSRLHGTAATVTAAALVVSASVAFSAGTATAISVEDSIPVGDSPSYMDILPDGSRAYVSSEADDSVEVFTLATQVTSTIAVGDQPYGVTVRPGGGQVWVANFNGDSVSVISTATDTVIATIPVDNGPWAIDFSPNGQTAYVSHYLDDSIVPISATTLTRSTSLTNGEFAQGIAVEPSTGDVWTTLTNADQVSIVDPANPGAPILIPVDRFPRQVIFSVDGSLAFVSNNDVSASSVSVISTATRTVIDEIVVGGGYLDALSVSPDGVHLFTAVTATDTTSTLHVIDIATRTPLYSMPAGHDVFSTAMTPDGNRLYVVSSRDDEVLRVGLEVGRLAGATRYETAVAVSTEAFPGGSAAVYVANGADFPDALAAGPAAATRNAPLLLVTRDSVPAVVSAEITRLFPGTIYIVGGTGVISSAVEAQLALTGADIVRLAGPDRYETGRRVVANAYGLETPSDSTAVDVVYIATGRQFPDALSAGPAAARAGGPVVLVDGAASSVPASTLALLDQLNPDVIKIAGGTGVVSPAIEAQLSGLYSVTRVAGADRYTTSAAINDDAFDDAATVLWATGTGFPDALAGVALAAQVGGPITLVRPTCAPVAAKSDLWRLDTDQLFLLGGTGSLSTAVQNRVGC; this is translated from the coding sequence GTGACGTTCGTCCCGCGCCGCTCGCGGCTTCACGGCACCGCGGCCACCGTCACTGCCGCGGCACTCGTCGTGTCGGCATCCGTCGCTTTCTCTGCTGGAACGGCGACGGCCATCTCTGTGGAAGACAGCATTCCGGTCGGCGACAGCCCGTCGTACATGGATATCCTTCCCGACGGCTCGCGTGCGTACGTCTCGAGTGAAGCGGACGACTCGGTCGAAGTGTTCACGTTGGCAACCCAGGTCACGAGCACGATCGCGGTCGGCGACCAGCCCTATGGAGTGACCGTGCGACCGGGCGGAGGTCAAGTGTGGGTCGCCAACTTCAACGGCGACTCTGTCTCGGTGATCAGCACCGCGACAGACACGGTCATCGCGACGATCCCCGTCGACAATGGCCCCTGGGCGATCGACTTCTCGCCCAACGGGCAGACGGCCTACGTCAGTCACTATCTTGATGACTCGATCGTGCCCATCTCAGCGACCACTCTCACGCGCTCGACGAGCCTGACGAATGGGGAGTTCGCGCAGGGCATCGCTGTCGAGCCGTCGACGGGCGATGTATGGACGACCCTCACCAACGCTGACCAGGTGTCGATCGTGGATCCCGCGAATCCGGGAGCACCGATCCTCATACCGGTCGATCGGTTTCCGAGACAGGTCATCTTCAGCGTCGACGGATCACTCGCGTTCGTCTCCAACAACGATGTCTCCGCATCGAGTGTCTCGGTCATCAGCACAGCAACGCGCACCGTGATTGACGAAATTGTCGTCGGCGGCGGCTACCTCGACGCGCTGTCGGTCTCCCCCGACGGCGTGCACCTCTTCACCGCGGTCACAGCCACCGACACAACGTCGACGCTCCACGTCATCGACATCGCCACGCGCACGCCGCTCTACTCGATGCCGGCAGGTCATGACGTGTTCAGTACCGCGATGACCCCCGACGGCAACCGCCTCTACGTCGTGAGCTCGCGCGACGACGAAGTTCTGCGCGTAGGCCTCGAGGTTGGCAGGCTCGCGGGGGCGACGCGCTACGAGACGGCCGTGGCGGTGTCGACAGAGGCGTTCCCCGGCGGCTCAGCCGCGGTCTATGTCGCCAACGGAGCGGACTTCCCCGACGCTCTCGCCGCCGGGCCGGCGGCCGCAACGCGCAACGCGCCGCTGCTGCTGGTGACGCGCGACTCCGTTCCGGCGGTGGTCTCCGCCGAGATCACGCGACTCTTCCCCGGCACGATCTACATCGTCGGCGGCACAGGGGTCATCTCGTCCGCCGTCGAGGCGCAGCTCGCCCTGACAGGCGCGGATATCGTGCGCCTCGCCGGGCCTGACCGCTACGAGACCGGTCGACGCGTTGTTGCGAATGCCTACGGACTCGAGACCCCGTCTGACAGCACAGCCGTCGACGTGGTCTACATCGCGACAGGCCGCCAGTTCCCCGACGCCCTGAGCGCTGGTCCCGCGGCGGCGCGAGCCGGCGGGCCCGTTGTGCTCGTAGATGGCGCAGCAAGCAGCGTGCCCGCATCCACCCTGGCACTGCTCGACCAGCTCAACCCCGATGTCATCAAGATCGCTGGTGGCACCGGTGTCGTCTCACCCGCGATCGAGGCCCAGCTGAGCGGTCTGTACAGCGTCACACGGGTCGCGGGCGCCGATCGGTACACGACGTCGGCGGCGATCAACGACGACGCGTTCGATGACGCTGCCACGGTGCTGTGGGCGACGGGAACCGGATTCCCGGATGCTCTCGCCGGGGTAGCCCTCGCGGCACAGGTCGGCGGACCGATCACGCTCGTTCGGCCGACCTGCGCACCCGTTGCCGCCAAGAGCGACCTGTGGCGGCTCGACACCGATCAGCTCTTCTTGCTCGGCGGCACGGGCTCGCTCAGCACGGCGGTGCAAAACCGGGTCGGCTGCTGA
- a CDS encoding sensor histidine kinase, producing the protein MDSALLVPLALVLGALIGGGAVVTVVAAARRGRMAAEVASTTVPDGVDQVVEALESAGVVLDPSNTVVKASPAAFALGLVWHRTLVHARMVELVERVRRGGEPITEDLELSRGPLGDAALHLSVRVARLGSRFVLLLAEDRTESYRLDAVRRDFVANISHELKTPIGAIGLLSEALGHAADDPVQVRRFADQLHRESERLASMTQEIIELSRLQAKDALSHPEMVEIDAVVAAAIDQNRVLADAHRISLASGGEKGLRVWGDEVMLITAVHNLIANAVQYSPSPSRVGIGINATDDVIEIAVTDQGIGIPADELDRVFERFFRVDQARSRATGGTGLGLSIVKHVVQNHGGDVRVWSQHGRGSTFTIRLPRVDQPAATATGKARA; encoded by the coding sequence ATGGACTCGGCACTGCTCGTGCCCCTCGCTCTCGTGCTCGGCGCGCTGATCGGGGGCGGAGCCGTCGTCACGGTGGTAGCCGCTGCACGACGAGGCCGCATGGCCGCCGAGGTGGCCTCGACGACGGTGCCCGACGGCGTCGATCAGGTGGTCGAAGCGCTGGAGTCGGCTGGGGTCGTGCTCGACCCCAGCAATACGGTGGTCAAGGCCTCGCCGGCCGCGTTCGCGCTGGGGCTCGTGTGGCATCGCACGCTCGTGCACGCTCGCATGGTCGAGCTCGTCGAGCGTGTGCGCCGCGGTGGTGAGCCGATCACCGAAGATCTCGAACTGAGCCGAGGCCCGCTGGGCGACGCTGCCCTGCACCTCTCGGTGCGGGTTGCCCGATTGGGCAGCCGCTTCGTGCTGCTGCTCGCCGAAGACCGAACCGAGTCGTATCGCCTCGACGCGGTGCGACGTGACTTCGTCGCGAACATCAGCCACGAGCTCAAGACTCCGATCGGCGCTATCGGTCTGCTGAGCGAGGCGCTCGGGCACGCAGCCGATGACCCCGTTCAAGTGCGCCGATTCGCCGACCAACTGCACCGTGAGTCAGAGCGACTCGCGAGCATGACGCAAGAGATCATCGAGCTCTCACGACTGCAGGCCAAAGATGCACTCAGCCACCCCGAGATGGTCGAGATCGATGCCGTCGTGGCCGCCGCGATCGACCAGAACCGCGTGCTTGCTGACGCCCACCGCATTTCGCTCGCCAGTGGCGGCGAGAAGGGCCTGCGCGTGTGGGGCGACGAGGTCATGCTCATCACGGCGGTGCACAATCTCATTGCCAACGCCGTGCAGTACTCGCCGTCGCCGTCGCGCGTCGGCATCGGCATCAACGCGACCGATGACGTCATTGAGATCGCAGTGACCGATCAGGGCATCGGCATTCCCGCCGATGAACTCGATCGCGTCTTCGAGCGCTTCTTCCGTGTCGACCAGGCCCGCTCGCGCGCCACGGGCGGCACAGGACTCGGCCTCAGCATCGTCAAGCACGTCGTGCAGAATCACGGCGGCGATGTGCGGGTCTGGTCGCAGCACGGTCGAGGTTCGACGTTCACCATTCGACTGCCCCGGGTCGACCAGCCCGCGGCGACCGCCACCGGAAAGGCTCGCGCATGA
- a CDS encoding response regulator transcription factor, which yields MTRILIVEDEPALSEPLAYLLTREGYETTVVADGAAALTTFDQAGADLVLLDLMLPGLPGTEVCRELRQRSSVPIIMLTAKDSEVDIVVGLELGADDYVTKPYSTRELLARIRAVMRRQSDEGDLDDGVLTAGPVRMDVDKHQVTVDGREIAMPLKEFELLELLLRNAGRVLTRGQLIDRVWGADYFGDTKTLDVHVKRIRSKIEPDPSNPRMLVTVRGLGYRFED from the coding sequence ATGACCCGCATCCTTATCGTCGAAGACGAGCCGGCGCTCTCTGAGCCCCTCGCCTACCTGCTCACCCGCGAGGGCTATGAGACCACGGTGGTCGCCGACGGGGCCGCCGCGCTGACCACGTTCGATCAGGCCGGGGCTGATCTCGTGCTGCTCGACCTCATGCTGCCGGGCCTGCCCGGCACCGAGGTCTGCCGCGAGCTGCGACAGCGCTCGAGTGTGCCGATCATCATGCTGACCGCAAAAGACAGCGAGGTCGACATCGTCGTAGGGCTTGAGCTGGGGGCAGACGACTACGTCACCAAGCCATATTCGACCCGCGAACTGCTCGCGCGCATCCGTGCCGTCATGCGACGCCAGTCAGACGAGGGTGATCTCGACGACGGCGTGCTGACGGCCGGGCCGGTGCGCATGGATGTCGACAAGCACCAGGTCACCGTCGACGGTCGTGAGATCGCCATGCCCCTGAAAGAGTTCGAGCTGCTCGAACTGCTACTGCGCAATGCCGGCCGCGTGCTTACTCGCGGACAGCTCATCGACCGCGTCTGGGGTGCCGACTACTTCGGCGACACCAAGACGCTCGACGTGCACGTCAAGCGCATTCGCTCGAAGATCGAACCCGACCCCTCGAACCCGCGGATGCTCGTGACCGTTCGCGGCCTCGGCTACCGCTTCGAAGACTGA